The proteins below are encoded in one region of Phaseolus vulgaris cultivar G19833 chromosome 1, P. vulgaris v2.0, whole genome shotgun sequence:
- the LOC137814396 gene encoding probable membrane-associated kinase regulator 3 has protein sequence MATKRASSVHVDEDYIHIELRSSPNFSYSIEATPQNREFEFQNKEESTTSPADELFYKGKLLPLHLPPRLQMVQKLLQNADASFGFTRSQSSLEESRFLSTNAITPLESCNISPSESRRVSSCETLSSEYQFDWSSEIEGLVSDHHHLPKKQTRQFWLAQSLKASKTYLKSLFSKSVCSDKSCASDATSKVGAVKKPKCKECQNMRDDARKNRNRNKKPFELFCDYKHRRQRSCVVKNSDVLEDGFISSSRRSFSGVIQRHYASKASSLSSSSSGSSSSSSSFSLSSAGSYELQLFNKSISAELDNSIESAIAHCKNSLEKGGSTNVCSKSAVCGNKEIMRSTWMNNQRESLTVRKNKFLI, from the coding sequence ATGGCCACAAAAAGAGCATCCTCGGTTCATGTAGACGAAGACTACATTCACATTGAACTAAGATCTTCCCCCAACTTCTCTTACTCCATTGAAGCCACACCACAGAACAGAGAATTTGAGTTCCAAAACAAGGAAGAGTCCACAACTTCCCCTGCTGATGAACTCTTCTACAAAGGAAAACTCCTTCCTCTTCACCTCCCTCCTCGCCTACAAATGGTGCAAAAGCTCCTCCAGAACGCTGATGCCTCCTTTGGCTTCACAAGATCACAGTCATCATTGGAAGAAAGTAGatttctttcaacaaatgcCATCACCCCTCTTGAATCCTGCAACATCTCTCCCTCAGAGTCACGCAGGGTTAGTTCCTGTGAAACGCTCTCTTCTGAGTATCAATTTGATTGGTCCTCTGAGATAGAAGGGTTGGTCAGTGACCATCACCATCTTCCAAAGAAACAAACCAGGCAGTTCTGGCTGGCTCAAAGTCTCAAGGCTTCAAAAACTTACCTGAAATCTTTGTTCAGCAAATCTGTCTGCTCAGATAAGAGCTGTGCCAGTGATGCAACAAGCAAAGTGGGGGCAGTGAAGAAACCCAAATGCAAAGAATGCCAGAACATGAGGGATGATGCTAggaaaaacagaaacagaaacaAAAAACCATTTGAGCTTTTTTGTGACTACAAGCACCGTAGGCAGAGATCCTGTGTGGTCAAGAACAGTGACGTGCTTGAAGATGGGTTCATTAGCAGCAGCAGAAGGTCTTTCTCTGGGGTGATTCAACGGCATTATGCTTCCAAAGCTTCATCTTTGTCCTCCTCTTCTTCTGGGTCATCCTCTTCGTCTTCGTCTTTTTCACTCAGTTCAGCTGGGTCTTATGAGTTGCAGTTGTTCAACAAGAGTATAAGTGCGGAGCTGGACAATTCAATCGAGAGTGCCATCGCTCATTGTAAAAACTCCCTGGAAAAGGGTGGTTCCACCAATGTTTGTTCAAAATCTGCAGTTTGTGGAAATAAGGAAATAATGAGGAGCACATGGATGAACAACCAAAGGGAAAGTTTGACTGTTAGAAAGAACAAGTTTCTCATTTGA
- the LOC137814395 gene encoding ankyrin repeat-containing protein At5g02620-like, which yields MMEKQLTGIRGDSPLQSAIRAGNLELVREITSQSPEGELKELLSKRNNSCETALYVAAENDHLDIVKELIGYYDIGLAGFKARNGFDAFHIAAKNGHLEILKVLMEFIPESSMTVDLSNTTALHTAAAQGHLEVVNFLLENGSSLITIAKSNGKTVLHSAARNGHVEIVKALLNKEPEIAVRMDKKGQTALHMAVKGQNLELVDDLVKLNSSLANMVDAKGNTALHIATRKGRLLVVQKLLDCREIDKDVINKSGETALDTAERNGRLEISNFLQHRGAQSAKSIKSPNTNTALEPKRTLNDIKSGVHNQLQHTFKTHRRMQGIAKRINKMHTEGLNNAINSNTVVAVLIATVAFAAIFNVPGQYPEQQDKLSPVMSPGEAYIAPDIGFKIFIIFDSTALFISLAVVIVQTSVVVIERKAKRQMMAVINKLMWVSCVLISVAFIAMSFIIVGDHKELAIAATAIGTVIMAATLGTLCYWVIVHRLEASRLRSLRTTMSSRQSMSMSMMSGSENEYKTVYAV from the exons ATGATGGAGAAACAATTGACAGGTATACGGGGTGATTCTCCCCTACAATCTGCAATTCGAGCTGGAAATTTAGAATTGGTTCGGGAAATCACCTCTCAGAGTCCAGAGGGAGAATTAAAGGAGCTTCTTTCAAAGAGAAACAACTCGTGTGAAACTGCCTTGTACGTTGCGGCTGAAAATGATCATCTTGATATAGTGAAGGAATTGATTGGATACTATGATATTGGGTTGGCCGGCTTCAAAGCTCGAAATGGATTCGATGCATTCCACATCGCTGCTAAGAATGGACACTTGG AGATATTGAAGGTCCTCATGGAGTTTATTCCTGAAAGTTCAATGACTGTTGATCTGTCAAACACTACTGCTTTGCATACTGCTGCAGCACAAGGACATCTTGAGGTAGTCAATTTTCTCTTGGAAAATGGTAGCAGCTTGATAACTATTGCGAAAAGCAATGGGAAAACTGTGTTGCATTCTGCTGCAAGAAATGGTCATGTAGAGATAGTCAAGGCCCTTCTGAACAAAGAACCTGAAATTGCAGTGAGAATGGATAAGAAGGGGCAGACAGCACTCCATATGGCAGTTAAAGGACAGAATCTTGAGTTGGTGGATGATCTTGTGAAACTGAATTCATCTTTGGCTAATATGGTGGACGCCAAGGGAAACACTGCATTGCATATAGCAACCCGGAAGGGTCGTTTACTG GTTGTTCAGAAGCTACTAGATTGCAGAGAAATAGACAAAGATGTTATTAACAAATCTGGAGAAACTGCCTTAGATACTGCAGAAAGAAATGGTCGGTTGGAAATCTCCAACTTTCTGCAACACCGGGGAGCTCAAAGTGCCAAGTCCATCAAGTCACCTAATACAAACACAGCCCTTGAGCCCAAAAGAACATTGAATGACATAAAAAGCGGGGTTCATAACCAGCTGCAACACACTTTTAAAACACACAGACGCATGCAAGGTATAGCGAAGCGAATTAACAAAATGCACACTGAGGGGCTTAACAATGCAATCAACTCCAACACTGTGGTTGCTGTCCTAATTGCAACAGTTGCTTTTGCTGCCATATTTAATGTCCCGGGCCAGTATCCTGAGCAACAAGATAAACTCTCTCCTGTAATGTCTCCTGGGGAAGCATATATTGCTCCCGATATTGGATTCAAGATATTCATAATCTTTGATTCTACTGCCCTCTTCATATCATTGGCTGTTGTGATTGTCCAAACATCAGTGGTTGTTATTGAGAGGAAAGCAAAGAGACAAATGATGGCAGTAATAAATAAGTTGATGTGGGTATCTTGTGTGCTAATTTCGGTGGCGTTTATTGCAATGTCATTCATAATTGTTGGAGATCATAAAGAGTTGGCTATAGCAGCCACAGCTATAGGGACAGTGATTATGGCAGCAACTTTAGGAACACTATGTTATTGGGTGATTGTTCACCGCCTTGAGGCCTCAAGATTGCGAAGTCTTAGGACAACAATGAGCAGTAGGCAGTCAATGTCTATGTCAATGATGTCAGGATCGGAGAATGAATACAAGACAGTGTACGCCGTATAA